Proteins found in one Labrus bergylta chromosome 8, fLabBer1.1, whole genome shotgun sequence genomic segment:
- the LOC109986625 gene encoding uncharacterized protein isoform X7 encodes MATMTTEASAVSEADTEGKQKASGAEPEPEPEPENKQKPEAAVSDPEGEPSSKKAQEQTSEPGTAEVATSPEEEQLKPRTRTSAGKGLSRLFSSFLKRRSQCSEGEGFEAEKAREDKADTEEKADKAGEKKEGEVKGEEEEVKVEEKKPEEKPEAKEVKKKDEANVEKKEEKKKEEEKVEKKGSKKKKKEAKKKVEKKDADKVKQEEVKREEEKVKKEDKKDDEQVKKDEEKDEENVKKEEKKEDEKVNKEEKKEDEKAQQSVEKEEDKSETKEEKEPTDVKDKEAEAEKKESKEGENTDKKVAKRKEKEEKVKKKEEEKAKRKAEEEERHKKREEEKAKKKEEEKAREAEKAKKKEEKAKEAEKAKKKEEEKAKKKEEEKAKEEKAKKKEEEKTKEEPTKKDEEKVKEEVKKKDEEKEEEKTEKKQKKEEEKGKKKEKGKNKGKKEGKSQSDEQVKAPIAAPEPELKTEPEAEQAPDQHSVSSAETQPAQEKHKDEESINKEPDAVEEVKEDDTEKKEEEPTEQNNDAEEEEKAKEVTKKEKPAKEKKTEKKPEEAKGSKRLKTMQCKVTLLDDTLFECELDKHAKGQELITKVCDHVNLLEKDYFGLAHGETTTSKTWLEATKEIRKQVPGAVYEFTFNVKFYPPDPAQLTEDLTRYFLCVQLRKDIMSGVLPCSFVTLSLLGSYAAQSELGEYDPETHGTDYVKDLSLAPGQSKELEDKVMELHRTYRSMSPAQADMLFLENAKKLAMYGVDLHQAKDLDGVDITLGVCSGGLMVYKDKLRINRFPWPKVLKISYKRSSFFIKIRPSELEQYESTIGFKLPNYKASKKLWKVCVENHTFFRVPTVEPPSSRRFLVLGSKFRYSGRTQAQTRQASSMIDRPAPRFTRSASKRLSRNLDGSMSAGDETLQLLQQLSASVRTEVDDWSLMTSDQPWPSSVFPASGESEQTFIQSWEEGQSVHTVRVSQQDTETSSQTTTVTELLTDEQQGWRKEDLWSALLDRHPPFPFAPPFDYVKQPAKLSLSKMSSMDRLLQPSTAQQDDWFVYFDHILSLLSPEQFPPSAQIELREEDEQVVYDSEQEPTNEEKINRLQEMVMLVDKLTEAEVLERNLREVRYLEDRLQEVDEMAEKLQEVIEEELGKEEVEKLRKEFAETELEQHVRVGGVTKTVVIKSIRSIEKEDGEEDELEQQIKEVFLKGLYEEEEAEGEQETKIEVIGESQFDDNLIEKLRGIEQEWKEEAEVKMSGVPGTTSVVAYQKVEPRIKKKVTIVEEREPNQEIMVGRMLEESLEKEEAWCEIEGQAEDEREAEYGEIWFILFDRPPYTSVVKPQVVTVERAQVDEGEYFTSNSESTTFEEKIEITALEKKTKLFVEERKVEEEEVWRASEIPPQQTAIERDDDWFILLDVIPRQTPYVPPVSSKRRGELDAESFVLVVETAAVQEIGEEVSEERTIIEKAPRELQVIPLQPVTDRDDDFFVLLDVVPRETSYVQPERVEVSPEERVSLVEIKNVKKREESSEVVTSGVEMKHPQSEKQVVALPQSVRQIEDDWFLLLEASTRETYVQQVTAEEYVPEESISVQSDIIKVASREKVVVEEIAGIVLEKEDKNLSEQILPEQKIPEAVRERDDDWFLLLDVIPRETEFVPPASLAATSQMFATVQPRIEVKSTEQTLQQVEFEQIRLQPSQPLQQKDDDWFGLFDAIREEAVIVPSVSPVEIVPDMRKLSEVEVKTTETTTWKEMIIGVETRQVETRLSEIRTSQAALLSEREGGDDWFGLFDIVREKPFVIPPVAVVERFVDVVAAAEQKPKLFMEDVKHAVKFVEIEAPQPRQVDDDWFVLLDVAERTSVAVDERLRIPPEVRPAKVLEVKEQRAQQRVTVVEERWQQGKVVQQKPRPEVREVEDDWFILLDVATKKSVAGLERVQFPAEKRAPPAATKTLTVISKMRPQFEERILDERRPVTPTHIHDDWFVLLDVGQKKSVVSTHRGTRPVSAPVFSQAALAEAGIPMAPFDQPQTSTPIKTGRLEERKLEVTVEAVEPSKVEAVVEVKKRAKKIEGDSIYIRHSLLMLEEFDKPQEDLLKHHASISELKRNFMEAVPEQRPSEWDKRLSTHSPFRTLGINGQPLPSADGSACISLLCNGSETKASHTKTSTNVGFSGKTSPTVSHTSEPDSGDSLLGDPVEEESFDQEEVVVFETSLLPIIEEEMAQLPSSLDPCCRGLNETQEEEEGSNPEVMEGSGRIVGSSQASYFRSDGPQVICCFQPPLVQTQTVTITAVSNSLSSGISTTEVPVVPTKTFIYASSKETDDGTEDKDGTTTSSSKTVTTENIGGTSVTTTTTHISKVVKSGSSESRVEKRIVITADSDMDQDKEKADGASAL; translated from the exons TGGCTACCATGACAACAGAGGCGAGTGCGGTGAGCGAGGCAGACACTGAGGGCAAGCAGAAGGCCAGTGGGGCAGAACCAGAGCCAGAACCTGAACCAGAGAACAAGCAGAAACCAGAGGCGGCAGTGTCTGACCCAGAGGGGGAGCCTTCAAGCAAGAAGGCCCAGGAGCAGACCTCCGAGCCTGGGACTGCAGAAGTAGCTACCTCCCCTGAGGAGGAGCAGCTGAAACCTCGTACCCGGACCTCGGCTGGCAAAGGTCTGTCAcgcctcttctcctctttcctcaAACGGCGCTCGCAGTGCTCTGAGGGAGAGGGGTTTGAGGCAGAGAAAGCCAGGGAGGACAAGGCAGACACAGAGGAAAAGGCCGACAAggcaggagagaagaaggagggagaagtgaaaggtgaagaggaggaggttaaGGTAGAAGAGAAGAAACCAGAAGAGAAACCAGAGGcaaaagaagtgaaaaagaaagatgaagcaaatgtagagaaaaaagaggagaaaaagaaagaggaagaaaaagttGAGAAGAAGggcagtaaaaagaaaaaaaaagaagccaagaaGAAAGTAGAGAAAAAGGATGCagacaaagtaaaacaggaagaggtgaaaagggaagaggaaaaggtgaaaaaagaagacaaaaaggatgatgaacaggtgaaaaaagatgaggaaaaggatgaggaaaatgtaaaaaaggaagagaaaaaagaggatgaaaaggtgaataaagaagagaaaaaagaggatgaaaaagcacaacagagtgtagaaaaggaggaggacaagtcagagacaaaagaagaaaaggagccCACCGATGTAAAAGACAAGGAGGCAgaagcagaaaagaaagagagtaaagagggagaaaacactgacaaaaaagttgcaaagaggaaagaaaaggaggaaaaggtaaagaagaaggaagaggaaaaagcaaagaggaaagcagaggaagaagaaaggcacaagaagagagaagaagagaaagctaagaagaaagaggaggaaaaggcaAGAGAGGCCGAAAAagcaaagaagaaagaagaaaaagcaaaagaggcagaaaaggcaaagaagaaagaggaagaaaaagccaaaaagaaggaggaggagaaggcaAAAGAGGAGAAagctaaaaagaaagaagaggagaagacaaAAGAGGAGCCCACAAAGAAGGACGAAGAAAAGGTGAAGgaagaagtgaagaaaaaagacgaggaaaaagaggaggaaaagacagagaaaaaacaaaagaaagaagaggaaaaagggaagaaaaaggagaaagggaAGAACAAGGGAAAAAAGGAGGGGAAAAGTCAAAGTGACGAGCAGGTGAAAGCACCGATTGCTGCTCCAGAGCCTGAACTTAAAACTGAGCCAGAAGCTGAACAAGCTCCAGATCAGCACTCAGTCAGCAGtgcagagacacag CCAGctcaagagaaacacaaagacgaAGAGTCGATAAATAAGGAGCCAGACGCTGTGGAAGAAGTGAAGGAGGAcgacacagagaaaaaagaggaagaaccGACTGAGCAGAATAACGACgccgaggaagaggagaaggcaAAGGAGGTAACgaagaaagaaaaacctgcGAAAGAAAAGAAGACGGAGAAGAAACCAGAAGAGGCTAAAGGCTCCAAACGTCTGAAAACCATGCAATGCAAAGTCACCTTACTGGACGACACtctgtttgagtgtgagctGGAT AAACATGCTAAAGGCCAAGAGCTTATAACAAAGGTGTGTGACCATGTTAATCTGCTGGAGAAAGATTACTTCGGCCTCGCTCATGGGGAAACCACAACAAGCAAG ACTTGGTTGGAAGCCACCAAAGAGATCAGGAAACAGGTTCCAGGTGCTGTTTATGAGTTTACGTTCAACGTGAAGTTTTACCCTCCAGACCCTGCTCAGCTCACTGAGGATCTCACCAG GTACTTTCTGTGTGTCCAGCTGAGAAAGGACATCATGAGCGGTGTTCTTCCCTGTTCTTTTGTCACACTGTCCCTGCTGGGTTCATACGCAGCCCAGTCGGAGCTCGGAGAGTACGACCCGGAGACACATGGGACAGACTACGTGAAAGATCTGAGCCTGGCTCCTGGACAGAGCAAAGAGCTAGAGGACAAAGTGATGGAGCTGCACCGCACATACAG GTCAATGAGTCCAGCTCAAGCAGACATGTTGTTTCTGGAAAATGCCAAGAAGCTCGCCATGTATGGAGTTGACCTGCATCAGGCCAAG GATCTGGATGGTGTTGACATCACATTGGGAGTTTGCTCCGGTGGTCTGATGGTTTACAAGGACAAGCTGAGGATCAACCGTTTCCCCTGGCCTAAAGTGCTCAAGATCTCCTACAAACGTAGCAGCTTCTTTATCAAGATCAGACCATCGGAG CTAGAGCAATATGAAAGCACAATCGGCTTCAAACTTCCCAACTACAAAGCATCGAAGAAGCTGTGGAAAGTTTGCGTTGAAAACCATACCTTCTTCCG TGTTCCCACAGTAGAGCCTCCATCATCTCGTCGCTTCCTCGTCTTGGGATCTAAGTTCCGGTACAGCGGGCGCACTCAGGCCCAGACCCGCCAGGCCAGCTCCATGATCGACCGCCCCGCCCCTCGATTCACACGCTCTGCAAGCAAGAGGCTGTCCCGTAACCTAGATGGAAGTATGT CAGCTGGAGATGAAActctccagctcctgcaacaaCTCTCAGCATCagtcaggactgaagttgatgATTGGTCACTGATGACATCTGACCAACCCTGGCCTTCTTCTGTATTCCCAG CCAGTGGGGAGTCAGAGCAGACTTTCATTCAGTCCTGGGAGGAGGGACAGTCTGTTCACACAGTCAGAGTGAGCCAGCAGGACACTGAGACGAGCTCTCAGACCACCACAGTGACAGAGCTGTTGACGGATGAGCAACAAGGATGGAGAAAGGAAGACTTGTGGTCTGCCCTACTTGATCGCCATCCTCCTTTTCCCTTTGCCCCACCTTTTGATTATGTGAAACAGCCAG CTAAGCTCAGCTTGTCAAAAATGAGCTCAATGGATAGACTACTGCAACCATCAACAGCACAGCAAGATGATTGGTTTGTTTACTTCGACCACATCCTGAGCCTTCTCTCCCCTGAACAAT tccctccctctgctcaGATCGAGCTTCGGGAAGAGGATGAGCAGGTCGTCTATGATTCAGAGCAGGAGCCGACCAATGAGGAGAAAATTAACAGGCTGCAGGAAATGGTGATGTTGGTAGACAAGCTGACAGAGGCAGAAGTTTTAGAAAGGAATCTAAGGGAAGTGAGGTATTTGGAGGACAGGCTCCAGGAAGTGGATGAGATGGCAGAGAAACTTCAGGAAGTAATAGAAGAGGAATTAGGTAAGGAGGAGGTGGAAAAGTTAAGAAAGGAATTTGCAGAGACAGAGCTGGAGCAACATGTGCGAGTGGGAGGTGTAACAAAAACTGTGGTGATAAAATccataaggagcatagaaaaaGAAGACGGTGAAGAGGATGAACTGGAGCAGCAGATAAAGGAGGTGTTCTTGAAAGGCTTgtatgaggaggaagaggccgAGGGGGAGCAGGAGACTAAAATAGAGGTCATAGGTGAGAGTCAGTTTGATGACAACTTGATAGAGAAGCTGCGCGGGATAGAACAGGAATGGAAGGAGGAAGCTGAGGTCAAGATGTCAGGCGTCCCTGGTACCACTTCTGTAGTAGCTTACCAGAAGGTGGAGCCTAGGATCAAGAAGAAAGTGACTATTGTGGAAGAGCGAGAGCCTAATCAAGAAATAATGGTCGGCAGGATGTTAGAGGAGAGCCTAGAAAAAGAGGAGGCATGGTGTGAGATTGAAGGGCAGGCTGAGGATGAACGTGAGGCGGAATATGGCGAAATCTGGTTCATACTGTTTGACCGTCCTCCATACACATCTGTTGTCAAACCACAAG TTGTGACTGTGGAACGTGCTCAGGTGGATGAAGGCGAGTATTTCACCTCAAACAGCGAGAGTACAACCTTTGAGGAGAAAATTGAGATTACAGCTCTTGAGAAAAAGACCAAGCTTTTTGTGGAAGAAAGGAAAgtggaagaagaggaagtaTGGCGTGCCTCTGAGATTCCTCCACAACAGACCGCCATAGAAAGAGACGATGACTGGTTTATTTTGCTGGATGTAATTCCCAGACAAACTCCTTATGTACCACCAG TTTCTTCGAAGAGAAGAGGCGAGTTAGACGCAGAAAGTTTTGTCCTGGTGGTGGAAACTGCAGCTGTGCAGGAGATTGGAGAAGAAGTGTCCGAAGAGAGAACGATAATAGAAAAGGCACCAAGAGAGCTACAAGTAATCCCACTGCAGCCAgtgacagacagagatgatgaCTTTTTTGTGTTGCTTGATGTTGTTCCCAGAGAAACATCATATGTTCAACCAG AGCGTGTTGAAGTGTCTCCAGAGGAACGTGTCTCTctggttgaaataaaaaacgTCAAAAAACGGGAGGAAAGCTCAGAAGTTGTGACATCAGGCGTAGAAATGAAACACCCGCAAAGTGAAAAGCAAGTAGTAGCCCTTCCACAGTCTGTGAGACAGATAGAAGATGACTGGTTTTTGCTGCTGGAGGCTTCCACCAGAGAAACATATGTACAACAAG TTACCGCAGAAGAGTATGTTCCTGAAGAAAGCATTTCCGTCCAATCTGACATAATCAAAGTGGCGTCCAGAGAGAAGGTCGTAGTGGAAGAAATTGCAGGAATTGTGCTTGAGAAAGAGGACAAGAATCTTTCCGAGCAAATCCTTCCAGAGCAGAAAATACCTGAAGCAGTCAGGGAAAGAGATGACGACTGGTTTCTTCTGCTGGATGTCATTCCTAGAGAAACTGAATTTGTGCCTCCAG cgTCTCTGGCAGCCACAAGCCAAATGTTTGCAACTGTTCAACCTCGAATTGAAGTGAAAAGCACAGAGCAGACGTTGCAGCAGGTTGAGTTTGAGCAGATTAGACTGCAGCCTTCACAGCCTCTGCAACAGAAAGATGATGACTGGTTTGGGCTGTTTGATGCTATTCGCGAAGAGGCAGTCATAGTACCATCAG TTTCTCCTGTTGAGATTGTTCCGGATATGAGGAAGTTGTCGGAGGTTGAGGTGAAAACCACAGAGACCACAACATGGAAGGAGATGATAATTGGTGTGGAGACCAGACAGGTTGAGACACGTTTGTCTGAAATTAGAACAAGCCAAGCTGCACTGCTTTccgagagagaaggaggagacgATTGGTTTGGTCTGTTCGACATCGTGCGTGAAAAGCCTTTTGTCATACCACCAG TTGCTGTGGTTGAGCGTTTTGTGGATGTGGTAGCAGCTGCTGAACAAAAACCAAAACTCTTCATGGAAGATGTAAAGCATGCTGTTAAGTTTGTGGAGATTGAAGCACCACAACCAAGACAGGTGGATGATGACTGGTTTGTGCTGCTGGATGTTGCAGAAAGGACATCAG TGGCTGTGGATGAACGTCTCCGTATACCTCCTGAAGTCAGACCAGCCAAAGTGTTAGAAGTCAAAGAGCAGAGAGCACAGCAAAGAGTTACGGTAGTGGAGGAGAGGTGGCAGCAGGGTAAGGTGGTGCAGCAGAAACCACGCCCGGAAGTGAGAGAGGTGGAGGATGATTGGTTTATTCTGCTGGACGTGGCCACTAAGAAATCAG TCGCTGGCCTTGAGCGCGTCCAGTTCCCAGCAGAGAAGAGAGCTCCACCTGCTGCAACCAAAACACTGACTGTTATTTCAAAGATGAGACCTCAGTTTGAGGAACGGATCCTGGATGAAAGACGTCCTGTCACGCCTACACACATTCATGATGATTGGTTTGTTCTTCTAGATGTTGGACAAAAGAAGTCAG TGGTGAGCACACACAGGGGCACCCGTCCCGTCAGTGCTCCGGTCTTCTCCCAGGCCGCTCTGGCAGAGGCAGGCATCCCCATGGCCCCTTTCGATCAGCCCCAGACCTCCACCCCCATCAAGACCGGCCGTCTGGAGGAGAGGAAGCTGGAGGTCACCGTAGAAGCTGTGGAGCCCTCAAAGGTCGAGGCTGTGGTTGAGGTCAAG aaAAGAGCTAAGAAAATTGAGGGTGACTCAATTTATATCAGACATAGCCTTTTAATGTTGGAG GAGTTTGATAAACCTCAGGAGGATCTGCTCAAGCATCATGCCAGCATCAGCGAGCTGAAGAGGAACTTCATGGAAGCCGTCCCGGAGCAGAGGCCCAGTGAGTGGGACAAGCGCCTGTCCACACACTCTCCGTTCCGCACCCTGGGGATCAATGGTCAGCCTCTGCCCAGTGCAGATGGG AGTGCGTGCATTAGTCTCCTTTGCAATGGTTCAGAGACGAAGGCTTCGCATACCAAAACCAGCACCAACGTGGGCTTTTCAGGCAAAACGAGTCCCACTGTGAGCCACACGAGTGAGCCTGATAGTGGTGATTCCCTCCTCGGTGATCCAGTTGAGGAAGAGTCTTTTGATCAGGAGGAGGTCGTAGTGTTTGAGACCTCCTTACTGCCCATCATAGAGGAGGAGATGGCGCAGCTGCCTTCCTCCCTCGACCCCTGCTGTAGAGGTTTAAATGAgacccaagaagaagaagaaggatcAAACCCAGAAGTGATGGAGGGCTCGGGGAGGATAGTTGGATCTTCCCAAGCTTCCTATTTCAGGAGCGATGGTCCACAGGTCATATGCTGCTTCCAG CCCCCTCTGGTGCAGACCCAGACTGTCACCATCACAGCTGTCTCCAACTCCTTATCCAGTGGCATCTCCACCACAGAGGTCCCTGTCGTCCCCACCAAGACCTTCATCTATGCCTCTTCAAAG GAGACAGATGATGGAACAGAAGACAAAGATGGCACAACCACGTCTAGCTCCAAGACCGTCACCACGGAGAACATCGGTGGCACCTCAGTCACCACCACTACCACTCACATCTCAAAG GTAGTGAAAAGCGGATCTTCGGAGAGTCGTGTGGAGAAGAGAATCGTTATAACTGCAGACTCTGATATGGACCAAGATAAG GAGAAGGCTGACGGAGCATCAGCATTGTAA